A genomic region of Ewingella sp. CoE-038-23 contains the following coding sequences:
- a CDS encoding chloride channel protein, with protein sequence MTLKVLDAWQKGDLINLLIAIPAGIIAALVTIAFRSAISGINDLMFTDGTDITKAFLEYPKLVWPIITTVGGVIAGFILLWALNVERKHGKMPDYLDVIDQRLPGIPLRSTLLRAASSLASIASGGSIGREGAMVQLSALSGSLLGRFSRLRALHQSDLIAMAAAGGLAAVYHAPLAGALFVAEIAFGVTAVQRLIPLFISASVAVLTVRSVTDYEPLYLYSSATFSPSPGALLTVLVIGVATGTLGPLFIGSIDKVRQWMKPISHPALRLGLGGLGVGLVAMVSPLVLGNGFEVIDLILNDGDLHTALWMVLLLKIVATAITVGSGAVGGLFTPSLLIGAASGALVCTFLQWLGFDPGPIGLYAAIGMSALLAATSHAPLMSIMMAFEMTLNSSLLFPLMLATAISYVVASRLKAAGTYPVLARHNARFMAKNEFENSSVASLITPCSRMVVHSTLAEVVGEGLKQRTRYVYMVDSQERFLGVVPTNVLASGIIDGSLKADEPIDSFIEQEFTTLYQNASYEQAWATFSDSPLERLPVLENPETRRLLGVITKAALLNKAKNFL encoded by the coding sequence ATGACGTTGAAAGTGCTTGATGCCTGGCAGAAGGGCGACTTGATTAATTTGCTGATTGCGATCCCGGCGGGGATCATCGCCGCCCTGGTGACTATTGCTTTTCGCAGCGCCATTTCCGGCATCAACGACCTGATGTTCACCGACGGCACGGATATCACCAAGGCCTTCCTTGAATACCCCAAACTGGTCTGGCCGATTATCACTACGGTGGGTGGGGTGATTGCCGGGTTTATCCTACTGTGGGCGCTGAATGTCGAACGCAAGCACGGCAAGATGCCGGATTATCTCGACGTGATTGACCAACGCCTGCCGGGCATTCCGCTGCGCAGCACCTTGCTGCGCGCGGCGTCTTCTCTCGCCAGCATCGCCAGCGGCGGCTCTATCGGGCGCGAAGGGGCGATGGTGCAGCTTTCGGCCCTCAGCGGCAGCCTGCTCGGGCGTTTCTCGCGGTTACGCGCTTTACATCAATCCGACCTGATTGCCATGGCGGCGGCGGGCGGGCTGGCGGCGGTGTATCACGCTCCCTTGGCCGGGGCGCTGTTTGTGGCGGAAATCGCCTTCGGCGTAACGGCGGTGCAGCGGCTCATCCCGCTGTTTATCTCCGCCTCGGTGGCGGTGCTGACCGTGCGTTCAGTGACCGACTACGAGCCGCTGTATCTCTATTCGTCGGCCACCTTTAGCCCGTCTCCCGGCGCGCTGCTGACCGTGCTGGTGATTGGCGTGGCCACCGGCACCCTCGGGCCGCTGTTTATTGGCTCAATTGATAAAGTGCGCCAGTGGATGAAGCCGATTTCCCACCCGGCCCTGCGCCTCGGGCTAGGCGGGCTGGGCGTCGGGCTGGTGGCGATGGTGTCGCCGCTGGTGCTGGGTAACGGATTCGAAGTGATTGATTTGATTCTGAATGACGGCGATTTGCACACCGCGCTGTGGATGGTGCTGCTGCTCAAAATCGTCGCGACGGCGATCACCGTCGGCTCCGGCGCGGTGGGCGGGTTGTTCACGCCTTCATTACTCATTGGCGCAGCCAGCGGGGCGCTGGTCTGTACTTTTCTCCAGTGGCTGGGCTTCGATCCTGGCCCCATTGGGCTATACGCGGCGATTGGCATGAGCGCGCTGCTGGCGGCAACCAGCCATGCTCCGCTGATGTCGATCATGATGGCCTTTGAAATGACTCTCAACAGCTCGCTGCTGTTCCCATTGATGCTGGCGACGGCTATCTCCTACGTGGTGGCGTCGAGGCTCAAGGCGGCGGGAACCTATCCGGTGCTGGCTCGCCACAATGCACGCTTTATGGCGAAAAATGAGTTTGAAAACAGCTCGGTGGCGTCTCTTATCACCCCCTGTTCGCGAATGGTGGTGCACTCGACGCTTGCGGAAGTGGTGGGCGAAGGGCTAAAACAGCGCACGCGATATGTCTATATGGTGGACAGCCAAGAGCGTTTTCTCGGCGTGGTGCCGACCAACGTGCTGGCCAGCGGCATCATCGACGGCAGCCTAAAAGCCGACGAGCCGATTGACAGTTTTATCGAGCAGGAATTCACCACTCTGTACCAAAATGCCAGCTACGAGCAGGCTTGGGCGACCTTCAGCGATTCCCCCCTCGAGCGTCTGCCGGTATTAGAAAACCCCGAAACCCGCCGCCTGCTAGGCGTCATTACCAAAGCGGCGCTATTGAATAAGGCGAAGAATTTTCTTTAA
- the narJ gene encoding nitrate reductase molybdenum cofactor assembly chaperone: MNSLRILGLLLDYPDDLLWESQSELLEIIGEAAELTGGQQAELAGYIRQFCQQDLLDAQSSYTGLFDRGRATSLLLFEHVHGESRDRGQAMVDLLAQYHAAGLDIDSRELPDYLPLYLEYLSTLAADEARSGLNDIAPILALLGARLQERNSAYSQLFDLLLALSGSAMVSEDVRPSLQQEARDDTPAALDAVWEEEQIKFLGEQSCASGEEAAHQKRFVGAVQPQYLDLDSANAGEARP, encoded by the coding sequence ATGAACAGTCTACGCATTCTAGGTTTGTTGCTTGATTATCCCGACGATCTGCTGTGGGAGAGTCAGAGCGAGTTGCTGGAGATCATTGGCGAAGCGGCTGAGCTAACTGGCGGGCAGCAAGCTGAGCTGGCGGGCTATATTCGCCAATTCTGCCAGCAAGATCTGCTCGACGCGCAGTCTTCCTATACGGGGCTGTTTGACCGTGGCCGCGCCACTTCGCTGCTGCTGTTCGAACATGTTCACGGCGAGTCGCGGGATCGCGGGCAGGCGATGGTGGATTTGCTGGCGCAGTATCACGCCGCCGGATTAGATATCGACAGCCGCGAGCTGCCGGACTATCTGCCGCTGTATCTGGAGTATTTATCCACGCTGGCGGCTGATGAAGCCCGTTCAGGCTTGAACGATATTGCGCCGATTCTGGCCCTGCTGGGGGCGCGTTTGCAGGAGCGAAACAGCGCCTATTCCCAGCTGTTCGACCTGCTGCTGGCCCTGTCTGGCAGCGCGATGGTCAGCGAAGACGTGCGCCCAAGCCTGCAACAAGAGGCAAGGGACGATACGCCTGCCGCGCTCGACGCGGTATGGGAAGAGGAGCAGATCAAGTTCCTCGGCGAGCAGAGCTGCGCCAGCGGTGAAGAAGCCGCGCACCAGAAGCGTTTTGTCGGTGCGGTGCAACCACAATATCTTGACCTTGATTCCGCCAACGCTGGGGAGGCACGTCCATGA
- a CDS encoding transporter, with product MPSERPAVLNFNDEVTGLIYGFIFRPGRPPERVSSQQVQEAYQQICHSEGFIWLHVNLTHAMAEKWLKKHFTIDELFFEEIREGSRSTRIERQGNSLLAVLNDVIFNPEESVDETSTLWVSCHPQLVVTARHKPVRLIELLYKRLDYISISSPTELMVYLLQEQEDLLENIVRRANLYVDRIEECLLTHHVKKNRANLGRLRRMLLRFQRLLAPEPTALFRLLNRPPAWIAPEVVQNFRQFTEEFSVVLNDLIALTERIRLLQEEITSRQMEQSNRTLYVLTVITVLALPINIVAGFFGMNVGGIPLANNHHGFLLLVVIVGVFTLLAGWWALRRRDDS from the coding sequence ATGCCGAGCGAAAGACCTGCCGTACTCAATTTTAATGATGAAGTGACCGGGCTGATTTATGGCTTTATTTTTCGCCCCGGCAGGCCGCCGGAGCGCGTCTCTTCACAACAGGTGCAAGAGGCTTATCAGCAAATTTGCCACAGCGAAGGCTTTATCTGGCTGCACGTCAACCTGACACACGCGATGGCGGAAAAGTGGCTGAAAAAGCATTTCACCATTGATGAGTTATTCTTTGAAGAGATCCGCGAAGGCTCGCGCAGTACGCGGATTGAGCGACAGGGAAACAGCCTGCTGGCGGTGCTTAATGACGTGATTTTCAACCCTGAAGAGAGCGTCGATGAAACCTCCACCCTGTGGGTCAGCTGTCACCCACAGCTGGTGGTCACCGCGCGCCACAAGCCGGTGCGGCTGATTGAATTGCTCTATAAACGGCTGGACTACATCAGCATCAGCTCGCCTACCGAGCTAATGGTCTATCTGCTGCAAGAGCAGGAAGATCTGCTGGAAAACATCGTGCGGCGCGCCAATCTGTATGTCGATCGCATCGAAGAGTGCCTGCTGACCCACCATGTGAAGAAAAACCGCGCCAACCTTGGCCGTTTGCGCCGCATGCTGCTGCGCTTTCAGCGCCTGCTGGCACCCGAGCCGACCGCCCTTTTCCGCCTGTTAAATCGCCCACCCGCGTGGATTGCCCCCGAGGTGGTGCAGAACTTCCGCCAATTCACCGAAGAGTTTTCGGTGGTGCTCAATGACCTGATCGCCCTCACCGAGCGCATCCGGCTGCTACAGGAAGAGATCACCTCAAGGCAGATGGAACAGAGCAACCGCACACTCTACGTGCTGACGGTGATCACCGTGCTGGCCCTGCCGATCAACATCGTGGCGGGCTTTTTCGGTATGAACGTCGGCGGCATCCCCCTCGCCAATAACCACCATGGCTTCCTGCTGCTGGTGGTGATCGTCGGGGTATTTACCCTGCTGGCAGGCTGGTGGGCGCTGCGGCGGCGGGATGATAGTTAA
- a CDS encoding nitrate reductase subunit alpha: MSKFLDRFRYFKTLAEPFADGHGQTLNTNRDWEDGYRSRWQHDKVVRSTHGVNCTGSCSWKIYVKNGLVTWETQQTDYPRTRPDLPNHEPRGCPRGASYSWYLYSANRLKYPLMRKKLIQLWREAKLQHSDPVDAWGSIVNQPEKAKQYKAARGRGGFVRSSWQEVNELIAASNVYTAKTFGPDRIIGFSPIPAMSMVSYAAGARYLSLIGGVCLSFYDWYCDLPPASPMTWGEQTDVPESADWYNSSYIIAWGSNVPQTRTPDAHFFTEVRYKGTKTVAITPDYAEVAKLCDHWLAPKQGTDSALALAMGHVILKSFHLDNPSQYFIDYVRRYTDMPMLVMLEQREEGYYAAGRMLRASDLVDNLGQENNPQWKTIAIDETSGELVSPLGSIGYRWGQKGQWNLEAREGKAQQDVSLTLSLLDNHDEVVSVGFPYFGGAVSEHFNSVALEEVLQHKLPAKRLQLADGSSVLVASVYDLTLANYGVERGLNDENCAQSFDEIKAYSPAWAEKITGVSQQNIVRIAHEFAENAHKTHGRSMIIVGAGMNHWYHMDMNYRGLINMLIFCGCVGQSGGGWAHYVGQEKLRPQTGWQPLAFGLDWQRPPRQMNSTSFFYNHSSQWRYETVAPQELLSPLADKSQFTGSMIDFNVRAERMGWLPSAPQLSVNPLNLAAMAKQAGKTTQEFAVESLKDGSLRFAAEQPDNPQNFPRNLFVWRSNLLGSSGKGHEYMLKYLLGTEHGIQGEDLGVQGGIMPEEVEWQAQGGEGKLDLVVTLDYRMSSTCLYSDIVLPTATWYEKDDMNTSDMHPFIHPLSAAVDPAWDSKSDWEIYKGIAKEFSRVCVGHLGVESDVVTLPIQHDSAAEMAQPFGVEDWKKGDCELIPGVTAPHLMVVERDYPNTYERYTSLGPLLDKLGNGGKGINWNTDSEVELLKKLNYTKADGAAKGRPNIDTAIDAAEVILTLAPETNGQVAVKAWAALSANTGIDHRHLALNKEDEKIRFRDIQAQPRKIISSPTWSGLEDEHVSYNACYTNVHELIPWRTLSGRQQIYQDHAWMRAFGESMLVYRPPIDTRAAQPLLNAKPNGNPEMALNFLTPHQKWGIHSTYSDNLLMLTLGRGGPIVWLSEDDATQLGIEDNDWIEAFNANGSLSARAVVSQRVPAGMTMMYHAQERIVNIPGSEISQQRGGIHNSVTRVCPKPTHMIGGYAQLSYGFNYYGTVGSNRDEFVIVRKMNRIDWLDDEGNDYVQGAVAQEKAK, from the coding sequence ATGAGCAAATTCCTTGACCGGTTTCGCTATTTTAAAACCCTAGCTGAACCCTTCGCTGACGGCCACGGCCAGACGCTTAACACCAATCGTGATTGGGAAGACGGTTATCGCAGCCGTTGGCAGCACGACAAAGTGGTGCGTTCCACCCACGGCGTGAACTGCACCGGTTCATGTAGCTGGAAAATTTACGTCAAGAACGGTCTGGTCACTTGGGAAACCCAGCAGACCGACTACCCGCGTACTCGCCCTGACTTGCCAAACCACGAACCGCGTGGCTGCCCGCGCGGCGCCAGCTACTCGTGGTATCTCTATAGCGCCAACCGCCTGAAATACCCATTGATGCGCAAAAAGCTGATCCAGCTGTGGCGCGAAGCCAAGTTGCAGCACAGCGACCCGGTAGATGCCTGGGGCTCTATTGTCAATCAGCCGGAAAAAGCCAAACAGTATAAAGCGGCGCGCGGGCGCGGTGGTTTTGTGCGCTCCAGCTGGCAGGAAGTGAATGAACTGATTGCCGCCTCTAACGTCTACACCGCCAAAACCTTCGGCCCGGATCGCATTATCGGCTTCTCGCCAATTCCGGCGATGTCGATGGTCTCTTATGCCGCCGGGGCGCGCTATCTGTCGCTGATTGGCGGCGTGTGCCTGAGCTTCTACGACTGGTATTGCGACTTGCCACCGGCTTCGCCGATGACCTGGGGCGAGCAGACCGACGTGCCCGAATCCGCCGACTGGTACAACTCTTCTTATATTATCGCCTGGGGTTCTAACGTCCCGCAGACCCGTACCCCGGACGCCCACTTCTTCACCGAAGTGCGTTACAAAGGCACCAAAACCGTGGCCATTACCCCGGACTATGCTGAAGTCGCCAAGCTGTGCGACCACTGGCTGGCACCAAAACAGGGGACAGACAGCGCGCTGGCGCTAGCCATGGGCCACGTCATTCTTAAATCTTTCCACCTTGATAACCCAAGCCAATATTTCATCGACTACGTGCGCCGCTACACCGACATGCCAATGCTGGTGATGCTCGAGCAGCGTGAAGAGGGCTATTACGCGGCGGGCCGCATGCTGCGCGCTTCTGACTTGGTGGATAATCTGGGTCAAGAAAATAACCCGCAGTGGAAAACCATCGCCATTGATGAAACCAGCGGCGAGCTGGTGTCACCACTCGGCTCGATTGGTTATCGCTGGGGGCAGAAGGGCCAGTGGAATCTTGAAGCGCGCGAAGGCAAGGCGCAGCAGGACGTCAGCCTGACGCTGAGCCTGCTGGACAACCACGACGAAGTGGTCAGCGTCGGCTTCCCATACTTCGGCGGCGCGGTCAGCGAGCATTTCAACAGCGTGGCGCTGGAAGAAGTGTTGCAGCACAAACTGCCGGCTAAACGCCTGCAACTGGCCGACGGCAGCAGCGTGCTGGTGGCCAGCGTCTATGACCTGACTCTGGCAAACTACGGCGTCGAGCGCGGCTTGAACGATGAAAACTGCGCGCAAAGCTTTGACGAAATCAAAGCCTACAGCCCGGCGTGGGCGGAAAAAATTACCGGCGTTTCTCAGCAAAATATCGTGCGTATTGCCCACGAGTTTGCCGAAAATGCCCATAAGACCCATGGCCGTTCGATGATCATCGTCGGTGCCGGTATGAACCACTGGTACCACATGGACATGAACTACCGTGGCCTAATCAACATGCTGATCTTCTGCGGCTGCGTCGGTCAAAGCGGCGGCGGCTGGGCACACTATGTTGGCCAAGAGAAGCTGCGCCCACAAACCGGCTGGCAGCCGCTGGCCTTTGGTCTGGACTGGCAGCGCCCGCCGCGCCAAATGAACAGCACCTCCTTCTTCTATAACCACTCCAGCCAGTGGCGCTATGAAACCGTCGCGCCGCAAGAGCTGCTTTCGCCATTGGCGGACAAATCCCAGTTCACCGGCAGCATGATTGATTTCAACGTGCGCGCCGAGCGGATGGGCTGGTTGCCTTCTGCGCCACAGCTGAGCGTCAACCCGTTGAATCTGGCGGCCATGGCTAAGCAGGCGGGTAAAACCACGCAGGAGTTCGCGGTAGAAAGCCTGAAAGATGGCAGCCTGCGCTTTGCCGCAGAGCAGCCGGATAACCCGCAAAACTTCCCGCGTAACCTGTTTGTCTGGCGCTCGAACCTGCTAGGTTCTTCCGGCAAGGGCCACGAGTACATGCTGAAATACCTGCTGGGTACTGAACACGGTATTCAGGGGGAAGATCTCGGCGTGCAGGGCGGCATCATGCCGGAAGAGGTGGAGTGGCAGGCACAGGGCGGCGAAGGCAAGCTGGATCTGGTGGTGACTCTCGATTACCGCATGTCCAGCACCTGTCTTTATTCCGACATCGTGCTCCCGACCGCCACCTGGTACGAAAAAGACGACATGAATACCTCGGATATGCATCCGTTTATTCACCCGCTGTCCGCCGCCGTGGACCCCGCTTGGGATTCAAAAAGCGATTGGGAAATCTATAAAGGCATCGCCAAAGAATTCTCCCGCGTCTGCGTGGGGCATTTAGGCGTTGAAAGCGACGTGGTGACCTTGCCAATTCAACACGACTCGGCGGCGGAAATGGCGCAGCCGTTTGGCGTCGAAGATTGGAAAAAAGGCGACTGTGAGCTGATTCCGGGCGTCACCGCGCCGCACTTGATGGTGGTTGAGCGCGACTACCCGAACACTTACGAGCGTTATACCTCCCTCGGCCCGCTGCTCGACAAACTGGGCAACGGCGGCAAAGGCATTAACTGGAATACCGACAGTGAAGTCGAGCTGCTGAAAAAGCTTAACTACACCAAGGCAGATGGCGCAGCCAAAGGCCGTCCGAACATAGACACGGCAATTGACGCGGCGGAAGTGATCCTGACGCTGGCCCCTGAAACCAACGGGCAGGTGGCGGTAAAAGCCTGGGCGGCGCTGAGTGCTAATACCGGCATCGACCATAGGCATCTGGCGCTGAATAAAGAAGACGAAAAAATCCGTTTCCGCGACATTCAGGCCCAGCCGCGCAAGATTATCTCCAGCCCGACGTGGTCAGGTTTGGAAGATGAACATGTCTCCTATAACGCCTGTTACACCAACGTGCACGAGCTGATCCCGTGGCGCACGCTGTCCGGCCGCCAGCAGATTTATCAGGACCACGCGTGGATGCGCGCCTTCGGCGAAAGCATGCTGGTTTATCGCCCGCCGATTGATACCCGCGCGGCGCAGCCTTTGCTCAACGCCAAGCCAAACGGCAACCCGGAGATGGCGCTGAACTTCCTGACGCCGCACCAGAAATGGGGCATTCACTCCACCTACAGCGACAACCTGCTGATGCTGACCTTAGGGCGCGGCGGACCCATTGTCTGGCTGAGTGAAGACGATGCCACCCAACTGGGCATTGAAGATAACGACTGGATTGAAGCTTTCAACGCCAATGGCTCGCTGAGCGCCCGCGCGGTGGTTAGCCAGCGCGTACCGGCGGGGATGACCATGATGTACCACGCGCAGGAGCGCATCGTGAACATTCCGGGTTCTGAAATCAGCCAGCAGCGCGGCGGTATTCACAACTCAGTGACCCGCGTCTGCCCGAAACCAACCCATATGATTGGCGGCTACGCGCAGCTCTCTTACGGCTTCAACTATTACGGCACCGTCGGCTCGAACCGCGATGAGTTCGTGATTGTGCGCAAAATGAACCGTATTGACTGGTTAGACGACGAAGGTAACGACTACGTGCAGGGCGCGGTTGCGCAGGAGAAAGCCAAATGA
- the narI gene encoding respiratory nitrate reductase subunit gamma: MNFLNMFLFDIYPYICGTVFLVGSWMRYDYGQYSWRAGSSQILEKKLLRIASPLFHVGILGIIAGHAFGMLTPHWMYESFLPVPVKQQMAMWAGGACGVLTLIGGLMLVYRRLSNDRVRATSSFGDIMIIILLVVQCALGLGTIPFSAQHMDGSEMMKLVGWAQAVVTFHGGASAHLDGVALIFRIHIVLGMTLFLLFPFCRLVHIWSAPVEYLTRRYQLVRNRR, translated from the coding sequence ATGAATTTTCTCAATATGTTCTTGTTTGATATCTATCCCTACATCTGCGGCACGGTATTTCTGGTGGGCAGTTGGATGCGTTATGACTACGGCCAATACAGCTGGCGTGCGGGCTCCAGCCAGATTCTGGAGAAGAAGCTGCTGCGCATTGCTTCGCCGCTGTTCCACGTGGGGATTCTCGGCATTATCGCCGGTCACGCCTTCGGGATGCTCACTCCGCACTGGATGTATGAGTCTTTCCTGCCAGTGCCGGTTAAACAGCAAATGGCCATGTGGGCGGGCGGCGCCTGTGGCGTGTTGACGCTGATTGGCGGGCTGATGCTGGTTTATCGTCGTCTAAGCAATGACCGAGTGCGCGCCACCTCGAGCTTTGGCGACATTATGATCATCATTCTGCTGGTGGTGCAGTGTGCGCTGGGCCTCGGGACCATTCCGTTCTCCGCGCAGCACATGGATGGCAGCGAGATGATGAAGCTGGTGGGCTGGGCGCAAGCCGTGGTTACTTTCCACGGTGGGGCATCTGCCCATCTTGACGGCGTGGCGCTGATTTTCCGCATCCACATCGTGCTGGGTATGACGCTGTTCCTGCTGTTCCCATTCTGCCGACTGGTGCATATCTGGAGCGCGCCGGTGGAGTATCTGACTCGCCGCTACCAGCTGGTGCGTAACCGCCGCTGA
- the narH gene encoding nitrate reductase subunit beta has protein sequence MKIRSQVGMVLNLDKCIGCHTCSVTCKNVWTSREGMEYAWFNNVETKPGLGYPHDWENQQKWKGGWIRKINGKLQPRMGNKANLLHKIFANPHMPEIDDYYEPFDFDYQHLHTAKEGKHQPVARPRSLLTGKRMNKIVGGPNWEDDLGTEFSKRSADQNFQNMQKEMYGEFENTFMAYLPRLCEHCLNPACVATCPSGAIYKRGEDGIVLIDQDKCRGWRMCLTGCPYKKIYFNWKSGKSEKCIFCYPRIEAGQPTVCSETCVGRIRYLGVVLYDADRIEQAASVENEKDLYESQMSIFLNPNDPEVIAQAEKDGIPMSVMDAARQSPVYKMAMEWKLALPLHPEYRTLPMVWYVPPLSPIQSAADAGALPHTGVLPDVESLRIPVQYLANLLTAGDTAPVLLALKRMLAMRHFKRAESVDGVVDTSALEQVGLSQAQAQEMYRYLAIANYEDRFVVPSSHREQAREAFPEAKGCGFSFGDGCHGSDTKFNLFNSKRIDAIDVSAKTSRGDQ, from the coding sequence ATGAAAATTCGTTCACAAGTCGGCATGGTGCTGAATCTCGACAAATGCATTGGCTGCCACACCTGTTCCGTGACCTGTAAAAACGTCTGGACCAGCCGTGAAGGTATGGAGTACGCCTGGTTTAATAATGTGGAAACCAAGCCGGGGCTGGGTTATCCGCATGATTGGGAAAACCAGCAGAAATGGAAGGGCGGCTGGATCCGCAAAATTAACGGCAAATTGCAGCCGCGCATGGGTAACAAAGCCAACCTGCTGCACAAAATCTTTGCTAACCCGCATATGCCTGAAATCGATGATTATTACGAACCTTTCGACTTCGACTATCAGCATCTGCACACCGCCAAAGAGGGCAAACACCAGCCCGTGGCGCGCCCGCGCTCGCTACTGACCGGCAAGCGCATGAACAAAATCGTCGGCGGCCCGAACTGGGAAGATGATTTAGGCACTGAGTTCAGCAAACGCTCTGCCGACCAAAACTTCCAAAACATGCAGAAAGAGATGTATGGCGAGTTCGAAAACACCTTTATGGCTTACCTGCCAAGATTGTGCGAACACTGCCTGAACCCGGCCTGCGTGGCGACCTGCCCGAGCGGCGCGATTTATAAACGCGGCGAAGACGGCATTGTGCTGATCGATCAGGATAAATGTCGCGGCTGGCGTATGTGCCTGACCGGCTGTCCGTACAAGAAAATCTACTTCAACTGGAAGAGCGGCAAGTCGGAAAAATGCATTTTCTGCTATCCGCGTATTGAAGCCGGCCAGCCGACCGTCTGCTCTGAAACCTGCGTTGGGCGTATTCGCTACCTCGGCGTGGTGCTGTATGACGCCGACCGTATCGAGCAAGCCGCCTCGGTGGAAAACGAGAAAGACTTGTACGAAAGCCAGATGAGTATCTTCCTCAATCCGAATGACCCGGAAGTGATCGCCCAGGCCGAAAAAGACGGCATTCCGATGTCGGTCATGGACGCGGCGCGTCAGTCCCCGGTGTACAAAATGGCGATGGAGTGGAAGCTGGCGCTGCCGCTGCATCCTGAATATCGCACCCTGCCGATGGTGTGGTACGTGCCGCCGCTGTCGCCAATTCAGTCCGCCGCCGACGCGGGCGCATTGCCGCACACCGGCGTGCTGCCGGATGTCGAAAGCCTGCGTATTCCGGTGCAATATCTGGCGAATTTGCTGACCGCCGGAGACACCGCGCCGGTGCTGCTGGCTTTAAAACGCATGCTGGCGATGCGCCACTTCAAACGTGCCGAATCCGTGGATGGCGTGGTGGATACCAGCGCGCTGGAGCAGGTGGGTTTGAGCCAAGCACAGGCGCAGGAGATGTACCGCTATCTGGCCATTGCCAACTACGAGGACCGTTTCGTGGTGCCTTCCAGCCATCGGGAGCAGGCGCGCGAAGCCTTCCCAGAGGCCAAAGGCTGCGGTTTCAGCTTCGGCGACGGCTGCCACGGCAGCGACACCAAATTCAATCTGTTCAACAGCAAACGTATTGACGCCATTGATGTGAGCGCCAAAACCTCGCGAGGTGATCAATGA